In Spirobacillus cienkowskii, a genomic segment contains:
- a CDS encoding diacylglycerol kinase family protein translates to MLRVGIISNPFAKIIKLNPEYNTRLWYALANNGLLEVTRSKEQLEQVCQEFSERKINLVGIVGGDGSISLALSALYKAYGPSKLPKILLLKGGTINFLAKNLGIKPEAQICLEDSLNLINRKRSMNEIILSTLHVNGRLGFIFANGIATTFLEEFYKDKNSTFGAAIKVLGYLTDGATKGKFNGSFSRLVKQQKMEIQTFPASIWQSSTNHFKIPEEFSIVLASTVKNLPLTSGFFRKVVYGDKSAEMIAVSEKGKNLVKGVCKSLLGGNIYSFPKVNSTKFQKASITCKENSLYSLDGDLIYSKDSVINIEIGPNFVFCSPYDIAK, encoded by the coding sequence ATGCTTAGAGTAGGGATCATTTCAAACCCTTTTGCAAAAATCATAAAACTCAATCCTGAATACAACACTCGACTTTGGTATGCATTAGCAAACAATGGTCTATTAGAGGTCACTCGCTCTAAAGAACAATTAGAGCAAGTTTGCCAAGAGTTTAGCGAACGAAAAATAAACCTTGTGGGAATCGTTGGCGGTGATGGTAGTATAAGTTTGGCTCTTAGCGCTTTATACAAAGCATATGGTCCTTCTAAACTTCCAAAAATTCTTTTACTCAAAGGCGGGACAATCAACTTTTTAGCAAAAAATCTTGGCATAAAACCTGAGGCTCAAATATGTTTAGAAGATTCTTTAAATCTCATCAATAGAAAACGATCCATGAATGAAATTATTCTGAGTACCTTGCATGTCAATGGCCGTTTGGGATTTATATTTGCAAATGGAATAGCCACAACTTTTCTCGAAGAATTTTACAAAGACAAAAACAGTACTTTTGGTGCAGCAATAAAAGTTCTAGGTTACCTCACCGACGGCGCCACAAAAGGTAAATTCAATGGATCGTTTTCTCGTCTTGTAAAACAGCAAAAAATGGAAATTCAAACATTTCCTGCGTCAATATGGCAATCTAGTACCAATCATTTTAAAATTCCAGAAGAATTTAGTATTGTTCTCGCTTCGACTGTAAAAAATTTACCCCTAACCTCCGGTTTTTTTAGGAAAGTTGTCTATGGCGACAAGAGTGCAGAAATGATAGCAGTTTCAGAAAAAGGCAAAAACTTAGTCAAAGGGGTCTGCAAATCATTACTAGGAGGCAATATCTATTCATTTCCAAAGGTCAATTCCACTAAATTTCAAAAAGCTAGTATTACTTGCAAAGAAAATAGCCTTTATTCCTTAGATGGTGATCTTATTTACTCTAAAGATAGCGTAATTAACATTGAAATAGGACCAAACTTTGTGTTTTGCTCTCCTTACGATATAGCTAAATAG
- a CDS encoding N-acetyltransferase, whose product MREKKEKEDNKNSDSKRSFTVREMEIQDLADAYNLGETCFRADLWPMLYRGWDEYEVTSMFNTDGDYCLVAENDEFQKGIDPDDERIVGFVLGTVMSKPGTAWSYGYIVWLCAHPNWQREGVASKLIDKVVEAFVENEGVRIIMADTDPSNNRAVHFFKKKGFDQEHQHVFLTSNIENNPLYSNLLHKSRAAALEEQYLKKIRRLAIGSSSIAAVKNLKRKNINSKNDKGKNNIAKKKSKKKKKSKKKK is encoded by the coding sequence GTGAGAGAAAAGAAAGAAAAAGAAGATAATAAAAATTCTGATTCTAAACGCAGTTTCACCGTAAGAGAAATGGAAATCCAAGACCTAGCAGATGCTTATAACTTAGGGGAAACATGTTTTCGCGCAGACTTATGGCCAATGCTTTATCGGGGTTGGGACGAATATGAAGTCACAAGTATGTTCAATACCGACGGAGATTACTGCCTTGTAGCCGAAAACGATGAATTTCAAAAAGGCATAGACCCAGATGATGAACGAATTGTAGGGTTCGTTCTTGGCACAGTTATGTCAAAACCCGGTACAGCATGGAGTTATGGCTATATCGTCTGGCTTTGCGCGCACCCCAACTGGCAACGCGAAGGAGTTGCTAGCAAGCTAATTGACAAAGTTGTAGAAGCCTTTGTAGAAAACGAAGGTGTACGCATTATTATGGCCGATACAGACCCTAGTAATAATAGAGCGGTACATTTTTTTAAGAAAAAAGGTTTCGATCAAGAACATCAGCATGTATTTTTAACTTCAAATATTGAAAATAATCCTTTGTATTCTAATCTACTTCACAAGTCGAGAGCAGCTGCACTTGAAGAACAATACTTAAAAAAAATTAGACGACTGGCAATAGGTTCATCAAGTATCGCGGCAGTTAAAAATTTAAAAAGAAAAAATATCAACAGTAAAAATGATAAAGGGAAAAATAATATTGCCAAGAAAAAATCTAAAAAAAAGAAAAAATCTAAAAAAAAGAAATAA